The nucleotide sequence GCGCCCGGGTGCTCGTGCGCGACGGCCGGCACTGGGCCTGCGAGTGCGGGCTGCGCCGCCCCGAGGCCGGCTGGACGGTGACCGACACCGAGCTGCTGCGCGGGGGCGCCGTCCTGCCGCTGTCGGTGTCGCTGCCGGGCCGGTTCAACCGGTTCAACGCGGTCACCGCCATCGCCGCGGCCAACACCCTGGGCGCCGACCTGGACGCCGCCGTCGCGCTGATGGGGCAGATGGGCGCGGTCAGCGGCCGCTACAGCACCGTCACCCTGCAGGGCCGTGAGCTGCGGTTCCTGCTGTCCAAGAACCCGGCGGGCGCCACCGAGACGCTGCACATGCTCAGCGCCACCGACACCCCCGTGGTGGTGGCCATCAACGGCCGCGAGGCCGACGGCCGGGACCTCTCGTGGCTGTGGGACGTGCCGTTCGAGGAGCTCACCGGCCGCACCGTGATCGCCACCGGCGAGCGGTGCCAGGACCTGTCCGTGCGGCTGAGCTACGCCGGTGTGCAGCACGAGACCGTGCCGGTGCCGCGGCAGGCCTTGCTGCACGCACCAGAGGGGACCGTGGACGTGTTCGCGAACTACACCGCCTTCCGAGAGCTGATCGCGGAGGTGACTCCCAGTGCCTGACTCCGAGATCACCATCGCGATGCTCTACCCGAGCCTGCTGAGCACCTACGGTGACCGCGGCAACGCCCAGGTGCTGCTGCGCCGGCTGGAGTGGCGCGGCATCAGCGCCCGGGTGCTCGACGTCGACCTCGACGCCGACATCCCGGAGAGTGCCGACATCTACCTGCTCGGCGGGGGCGAGGACGGTCCCGGCCGCACCGCCGCCGCCCTGCTGGCCCAGCAGCCGGCGTTCAGCCGCGCGGTGCAGGCGGGTCGCCCGGTGCTCGCGGTGTGCGCGGGCATGCAGCTGATGGGCCACCACGTCGGCGAGCTGGAGGGCGGCTACCGCGGCCTCGGCCTGCTGGACGTCACCACCACCATCACCGCGCCCACCCGCACCATCGGCGAGATCGCGGTGCGCCCGGACGGCGACTGGTCCACCGAGCT is from Rhodococcus sp. X156 and encodes:
- a CDS encoding glutamine amidotransferase, with the translated sequence MPDSEITIAMLYPSLLSTYGDRGNAQVLLRRLEWRGISARVLDVDLDADIPESADIYLLGGGEDGPGRTAAALLAQQPAFSRAVQAGRPVLAVCAGMQLMGHHVGELEGGYRGLGLLDVTTTITAPTRTIGEIAVRPDGDWSTELISGFENHRGSTAIGPDARPLGRVVHGVGNGAGEPVEGACAGHIIATYLHGPVLARNPHLADRLLEWAVGAPLEPLPMPNIDELRRERLARVR